In one window of Bos mutus isolate GX-2022 chromosome 13, NWIPB_WYAK_1.1, whole genome shotgun sequence DNA:
- the GFRA4 gene encoding GDNF family receptor alpha-4 gives MASCLVPALLLLLLLGVAPGEDGSQLLGEATQAQPRRSASTADVWQECPEAVAAHPRNGSRRSVAPNPCVDAADACTADERCHRLRTAYVAQCLGRAAPGGCPRARCRRALRQFFARGPPALTHALLFCPCGGPACAERRRQTFVPSCAFSGPGRAPPSCLGPLDACEHSRICRPRLLAFQVSCATTASNPDGCLRDQAPSCLRAYAGLVGTAITPNYVDNASARVEPWCDCRASGNRREECEVFRGLFTRNRCLDSAIQTFDGGWPPILRNQLDSHQDPEQSLLQVSTADAPLEESSLLSMLLVLALQSVF, from the exons GGGTGGCGCCTGGGGAGGATGGGTCTCAGCTTTTGGGGGAGGccacccaggcccagcctcgACGCTCCGCATCCACCGCAGACGTGTGGCAGGAATGCCCAGAGGCCGTCGCTGCCCATCCCCGCAACG GATCGCGGAGGTCTGTAGCACCGAATCCATGCGTGGACGCGGCCGACGCGTGCACCGCCGACGAGCGGTGCCATCGGCTGCGCACGGCGTACGTGGCGCAGTGCTTGGGTCGTGCCGCGCCGGGGGGCTGCCCCCGCGCCCGCTGCCGCCGCGCCCTGCGCCAGTTCTTCGCCCGCGGGCCGCCCGCGCTTACCCACGCACTGCTCTTCTGCCCTTGCGGCGGCCCCGCGTGCGCAGAGCGCCGGCGCCAGACCTTCGTGCCCTCCTGCGCTTTCTCAGGGCCTGGCCGGGCGCCACCTTCCTGCCTCGGGCCCTTAGATGCCTGCGAGCACAGCCGGATCTGCAG GCCCCGCCTTCTGGCCTTCCAGGTCTCCTGCGCGACCACAGCCAGCAACCCTGACGGCTGCCTCCGAGACCAGGCCCCCAGCTGCCTGCGCGCCTACGCCGGCCTCGTGG GCACAGCCATCACGCCCAACTACGTGGACAACGCAAGCGCGCGCGTGGAGCCCTGGTGCGACTGCAGAGCCAGCGGAAATCGGCGTGAGGAGTGCGAAGTCTTCCGGGGGCTCTTTACGAGGAACCGCTGCTTGG ACAGTGCCATACAGACCTTTGACGGTGGGTGGCCCCCAATCCTACGTAACCAATTGGACTCCCACCAGGACCCTGAGCAGAGTCTCCTGCAG GTGTCTACTGCAGATGCACCCCTGGAGGAGAGCTCCCTGCTCTCCATGCTTCTTGTTCTGGCTCTCCAGTCCGTGTTCTGA